In Panthera leo isolate Ple1 chromosome B3, P.leo_Ple1_pat1.1, whole genome shotgun sequence, a single genomic region encodes these proteins:
- the LOC122221250 gene encoding olfactory receptor 4K3, with amino-acid sequence MAWNNQSVVTEFILQGLSGSWELQIFYFLFFFIVYAATVLGNLLIVLTIMSEPRLHSPMYFLLGNLSFIDMSLASFATPKMIADFLNEHKAISFEGCITQIFFLHLLGGAEIVLLISMSFDRYVAICKPLSYLTIMSRRMCVGLVSLSWIVGIFHAMSQLAFTVNLPFCGPNEVDSFFCDLPLVIKLACVDTYILGVFMISTSGMIALVCFILLVISYTIILVTVRQHSSGGSSKAFSTCSAHFTVVTLFFGPCIFIYVWPFTNFPIDKVLSVFYTIFTPLLNPVIYTLRNKDVKDCMRKLSSHIFKSRKTDHTP; translated from the coding sequence ATGGCCTGGAATAATCAGTCAGTCGTAACTGAATTCATACTACAGGGTCTCTCCGGTTCTTGGGAACTCCAGATCttctatttcctgtttttcttcataGTCTATGCAGCCACTGTACTGGGGAACCTCCTTATTGTGCTCACCATCATGTCAGAGCCACGCCTTCACTCCCCCATGTACTTTTTGCTGGGCAATCTCTCCTTCATTGACATGTCTCTGGCCTCATTTGCCACCCCCAAAATGATTGCAGATTTCCTCAATGAACACAAAGCCATCTCTTTTGAAGGCTGCATCACTCAGAtatttttcctgcatctgttaGGGGGTGCTGAGATTGTACTGCTGATATCCATGTCTTTTGATAGGTACGTGGCTATATGTAAACCTCTAAGTTATTTAACCATTATGAGCCGAAGAATGTGTGTTGGGCTCGTATCACTTTCCTGGATTGTTGGCATCTTCCATGCTATGAGTCAGTTAGCATTTACTGTGAATCTGCCCTTCTGTGGACCCAATGAAGTAGACAGCTTCTTCTGCGATCTCCCCTTGGTAATTAAACTCGCCTGTGTAGACACATACATTCTGGGAGTATTCATGATCTCAACCAGTGGCATGATTGCCCTGGTGTGTTTCATCCTTTTGGTGATCTCCTATACTATCATCCTGGTCACTGTGCGGCAACATTCCTCTGGTGGGTCCTCCAAAGCCTTCTCCACTTGCAGTGCCCACTTCACTGTTGTGACCCTTTTCTTTGGCCCATGCATTTTCATCTATGTATGGCCTTTCACAAATTTCCCAATAGACAAAGTGCTCTCAGTATTTTATACCATTTTCACTCCCCTCTTGAATCCAGTGATCTATACTCTTAGAAATAAAGACGTCAAGGATTGCATGAGAAAACTTAGCAGCCATATCTTTAAGTCTAGGAAGACTGATCATACCCCTTGA
- the LOC122222254 gene encoding olfactory receptor 4K2-like, translated as MEGFNHSGVSEFVLLGLTDSPELQIFFFVMFPVFYLLTMSGNCLILLTVLCTPHLHSPMYFLLSNLSLIDMCLSSFATPKMIMDFFAEHKTISFEGCISQIFFLHLFTGTEIVLLISMSFDRYIAICKPLHYSTIMSQRVCVGLVVTSWTVGFLHTLSQLAFTLYLPFCGPNVVDSFFCDLPLVIQLACVDIYVLGIFMISTSGVIALVSFLLLLTSYVIVLVTIKDHSSTGSSKVFSTCTAHFLVVLMFFGPCIFIYVWPFTNFLVDKVLSVFYTIFTPFLNPLIYTLRNQEMKTAVKKKLSNQYLNLGKTSPRYPVQ; from the coding sequence ATGGAGGGATTCAACCATTCTGGAGTATCTGAATTTGTATTACTTGGACTTACTGATTCTCCTGagctccagatttttttctttgtgatgtttcctgttttctatttacTAACTATGTCGGGCAACTGCTTGATTTTGCTCACAGTCCTATGCACCCCACACCTTCACTCCCCCATGTATTTCCTCCTCAGCAACCTGTCTCTCATTGACATGTGCTTGTCCTCCTTTGCCACTCCAAAGATGATCATGGACTTCTTTGCTGAGCATAAGACCATCTCCTTTGAGGGCTGCATTTCTCAGATCTTCTTTTTGCACCTTTTCACTGGAACTGAGATTGTGCTGCTGATCTCCATGTCTTTTGACAGGTACATTGCCATATGCAAACCTCTCCATTATTCAACAATTATGAGCCAAAGAGTGTGTGTTGGGCTTGTGGTAACTTCTTGGACAGTGGGCTTCCTGCATACCTTGAGCCAGTTAGCTTTTACTCTCTATTTACCCTTCTGTGGTCCCAATGTTGTAGACAGTTTCTTCTGTGACCTTCCTTTGGTCATCCAGCTGGCTTGTGTAGATATCTATGTTCTTGGAATCTTCATGATCTCAACTAGTGGTGTGATTGCTCTTGTAAGTTTTCTGCTTTTGCTCACCTCCTACGTCATTGTTCTTGTCACTATCAAGGACCACTCCTCCACAGGATCATCTAAGGTTTTTTCTACCTGCACTGCACATTTCCTAGTTGTGTTAATGTTCTTTGGGCCCTGCATCTTCATCTATGTGTGGCCTTTCACCAACTTCCTGGTGGACAAAGTTCTGTCTGTTTTCTATACCATCTTTACTCCCTTTCTGAATCCACTTATCTATACTTTGAGAAACCAGGAAATGAAGACGGCTGTGAAGAAGAAACTAAGTAACCAATACCTAAATCTTGGGAAAACTTCTCCAAGATATCCAGTGCAATGA